One genomic region from Cardiobacteriaceae bacterium TAE3-ERU3 encodes:
- a CDS encoding MAPEG family protein produces MIFANWCVLIAMFLPWLCAVYGKYKGGGLTMKANHDPRGFFARAEGVVARANAAQQNSYEIFAPFAFVVLLAQFSGNASLGTTNLFAGLFLLSRFVYILCYIKDLAMLRSTVWGFGMVCILILFFSAL; encoded by the coding sequence GTGATCTTTGCAAATTGGTGTGTGTTGATAGCGATGTTTCTTCCTTGGCTTTGTGCCGTTTACGGAAAATACAAAGGTGGCGGCCTAACGATGAAAGCCAACCACGATCCGCGAGGCTTTTTTGCTCGTGCTGAAGGCGTTGTGGCGAGGGCTAATGCCGCACAGCAGAATAGCTATGAGATTTTCGCACCTTTTGCTTTTGTGGTGCTACTGGCGCAATTTAGCGGTAATGCTTCATTGGGAACAACCAATCTTTTTGCCGGATTGTTTTTGCTTAGTCGCTTTGTGTATATTTTGTGCTATATCAAAGATCTGGCTATGCTGCGCTCGACAGTTTGGGGCTTTGGCATGGTCTGTATTTTGATCCTGTTCTTTTCAGCACTATAA
- a CDS encoding SLC13 family permease, with amino-acid sequence MTIDQIIVFLIIGTTLVLFVWDRWRYDLVALMALLACALTGVVPANEVFSGFGHPAVITVAAVLILSFAATNAGVVDVLARLLTKVGDNLLVQIFTLTSLVAVCSAFMNNVGALALIMPVAIWLARKSDRSPSLLLMPIAFGSLLGGMQTMIGTPPNIIIAGYMRQATGESFSMFDFSPVGVAATLAGIVFITLIGWRLIPVRAEVSKDEDLFAIDSYLTEVILPEGCDFAGRTLHDLISAIEDEADISVVALVRSNKRRPLPSTFEVLHNGDILMIEASSDSLKILLDKTGLALTEHVPHEEEDGERNKRNVKMAEVIITPGSMLIGSSLTRLSVREAFGINVLAVARRGQRLRQRLSRIRFMQGDILLIQGRAHRLPGTIKELGCLPLASRSISIGKPKKVALTSMIFFGALGLITFGILPAEVALVGAALLMVLAGIIHPGEIYKNVDMSVIVLLAAMIPVGGALQSSGGSELIANAILSIAADMSPAMMLIVLMSTIMVLTNIINNAAAVILAAPIALKLAEGMDYSPEPLLMAVAVASSSAFLTPIGHQSNTLVMSPGGYQFGDYWRMGLPLSILVLVVTIPVILWCFPV; translated from the coding sequence ATGACGATAGATCAAATTATTGTTTTCCTGATTATTGGCACAACACTGGTGTTGTTTGTCTGGGATCGCTGGCGCTATGATCTTGTCGCATTAATGGCGTTGCTCGCTTGTGCGTTGACTGGCGTCGTCCCTGCAAATGAAGTCTTTTCCGGCTTTGGACATCCAGCTGTTATCACCGTAGCTGCAGTCCTGATACTCAGCTTTGCTGCGACCAATGCAGGGGTGGTTGATGTACTGGCTCGTTTACTGACCAAGGTTGGTGACAACCTGTTAGTACAGATATTTACGCTAACATCCCTGGTCGCAGTGTGTTCTGCATTTATGAATAACGTTGGCGCTTTGGCACTAATTATGCCAGTTGCAATTTGGTTGGCGCGTAAGTCAGACCGTTCACCAAGTTTGCTGTTGATGCCGATTGCATTCGGGTCACTGCTCGGCGGAATGCAGACCATGATTGGCACACCACCAAACATCATTATTGCCGGATACATGCGTCAAGCGACGGGTGAGTCGTTCTCAATGTTTGATTTTTCACCTGTTGGGGTTGCAGCAACACTCGCCGGTATCGTATTCATTACCTTGATCGGCTGGCGCTTGATTCCGGTACGTGCCGAGGTGAGCAAAGATGAAGATTTATTTGCTATCGATAGCTATTTGACTGAGGTCATATTGCCTGAAGGTTGTGATTTCGCCGGGCGGACATTGCATGATTTGATCTCTGCGATTGAAGATGAAGCGGATATTAGCGTTGTCGCTTTGGTGCGGAGCAATAAGCGCAGACCATTACCCTCGACGTTTGAAGTATTGCACAACGGCGATATTTTAATGATTGAGGCTAGCTCGGATAGCCTTAAAATCTTGTTGGACAAAACTGGCCTGGCTTTGACTGAGCACGTACCTCACGAAGAGGAAGATGGCGAGCGCAATAAGCGCAATGTCAAAATGGCTGAAGTGATTATTACCCCTGGCTCAATGTTGATCGGCAGTTCCTTGACGCGCCTAAGCGTGCGTGAGGCATTCGGCATCAACGTTTTGGCTGTGGCACGGCGAGGTCAGCGCTTGCGCCAACGCCTGTCACGCATCCGCTTTATGCAAGGTGATATTCTCTTGATTCAGGGGCGAGCACATCGCCTGCCCGGCACCATCAAGGAGCTTGGCTGTTTGCCGCTTGCCTCGCGCAGTATCAGCATTGGCAAGCCCAAGAAAGTGGCATTGACCAGCATGATATTCTTTGGTGCATTGGGTTTGATTACTTTTGGAATTTTACCCGCTGAAGTAGCTTTGGTTGGCGCCGCACTGTTAATGGTCTTGGCCGGTATTATTCATCCGGGTGAAATTTATAAAAACGTCGATATGAGCGTGATTGTCCTGCTCGCGGCGATGATCCCTGTTGGTGGAGCGTTGCAAAGCAGTGGTGGATCTGAGCTGATTGCCAACGCAATATTGTCGATTGCCGCTGATATGAGCCCGGCAATGATGCTGATTGTTTTGATGTCGACCATTATGGTCCTGACCAATATCATCAATAACGCTGCAGCGGTAATTCTTGCTGCGCCAATTGCGCTCAAGCTTGCAGAAGGGATGGATTACTCGCCTGAACCATTGCTGATGGCCGTTGCCGTGGCTTCTTCATCAGCTTTCCTGACGCCTATAGGGCATCAGTCCAATACGTTGGTTATGTCTCCGGGAGGCTACCAGTTCGGTGATTATTGGCGTATGGGATTGCCATTGTCTATTTTGGTTTTGGTCGTGACGATTCCAGTCATTTTGTGGTGTTTCCCCGTTTAA
- the recJ gene encoding single-stranded-DNA-specific exonuclease RecJ, which translates to MIRERPAQFDPARLPADWHPLVKRIYAARLASPDEYDKRLASLAAPHDMADLDQAVARIRQALDNQQRILIFGDYDVDGACSTALMVRVLRRLGGRVDWFIPDRKAHGYGLSVAGLNALPSLPDLLITVDNGIQSFEAAEWLAAHEVDLIITDHHLPGEAFPVACAVVNPQREDCGFGERSLCGAGVALYVLFALRRSLVNDGQWPDGLNLTDYFDLVALATIADLVPLSRNNRILVHYGLQRLRSRQGNPGLLALAAVANVQAAHLTAQDIAFAIAPRLNAAGRLGDMRDGVALLLSDDWQTAHDFAADFDALNRARKTLENDILHDALSMVDTTRAIASAYRPDWHEGVIGIVAGRLKAQLNRPALIATLSEDGAWIKASMRSVAGINVKALLDEAATILPAGTLKHGGHAMAAGFSVQPDAYPALLLALEKAYSNQVTAIPQQFHYIDGELAPDLLNVQWANYLEHLEPWGQQLPAPTFCNVFDIINCRCLGANHSRLTLREPGSGRVLQAMWFFHNVDYAPGTRVRAVYALQVSRFHGDERLNLLIEEIEIANGSPY; encoded by the coding sequence GTGATTCGTGAACGCCCCGCGCAGTTCGATCCTGCGCGGCTGCCGGCTGACTGGCACCCTTTGGTCAAGCGTATCTATGCAGCGCGGCTGGCTAGCCCTGATGAATATGACAAACGATTGGCCTCTCTGGCGGCACCACACGATATGGCTGATTTGGATCAAGCTGTGGCGCGTATCCGTCAGGCACTAGACAATCAGCAGCGTATTTTGATTTTTGGTGATTATGACGTAGATGGCGCTTGCTCCACGGCATTAATGGTGCGCGTTTTGCGCCGCCTTGGTGGCAGGGTCGACTGGTTTATACCCGATCGTAAGGCGCATGGTTATGGGCTGAGTGTTGCTGGATTGAATGCGCTGCCAAGCTTGCCAGACTTGTTGATTACAGTTGATAACGGTATTCAGAGTTTTGAAGCAGCCGAATGGTTGGCCGCACACGAGGTGGATTTAATCATTACCGATCACCATTTACCGGGCGAAGCTTTCCCCGTCGCATGCGCAGTGGTTAACCCTCAGCGTGAGGATTGTGGCTTTGGTGAGCGTAGTCTATGTGGCGCAGGCGTCGCACTTTATGTTCTGTTTGCGTTGCGTCGTAGCCTTGTTAATGATGGTCAGTGGCCCGATGGACTGAATTTGACCGATTATTTTGATTTAGTCGCTTTAGCGACAATTGCTGATCTGGTGCCGCTGTCGCGCAATAACCGCATACTGGTTCACTATGGTTTACAGCGCCTTCGTTCGCGTCAAGGTAATCCCGGGTTACTTGCTCTTGCCGCAGTTGCCAATGTACAAGCCGCGCACCTAACGGCTCAAGATATTGCCTTTGCTATCGCACCACGCCTGAATGCAGCCGGTCGCCTTGGTGATATGCGCGATGGGGTCGCACTTTTACTCAGTGATGACTGGCAGACAGCGCATGATTTTGCCGCTGATTTTGATGCGCTTAATCGAGCGCGTAAGACGCTTGAAAATGACATCTTGCACGATGCACTCTCTATGGTCGATACGACCCGTGCAATTGCCAGTGCGTATCGACCTGATTGGCATGAGGGCGTGATTGGTATCGTGGCTGGCCGCCTCAAAGCGCAGCTGAATCGCCCGGCATTGATTGCAACTTTAAGTGAAGATGGCGCATGGATTAAAGCATCAATGCGCTCAGTTGCGGGGATCAACGTCAAAGCATTGCTTGACGAAGCAGCGACGATCCTGCCGGCCGGTACATTAAAGCATGGTGGGCATGCGATGGCGGCGGGGTTCAGTGTGCAACCAGATGCTTATCCTGCTTTGCTGCTGGCGCTAGAAAAAGCCTATAGCAATCAGGTGACGGCCATACCACAGCAATTTCACTACATTGATGGAGAGCTGGCACCAGATTTGCTCAATGTTCAGTGGGCAAATTATCTCGAGCATCTGGAGCCTTGGGGTCAACAGCTCCCTGCACCGACGTTCTGTAATGTTTTTGATATCATCAATTGCCGCTGTCTTGGCGCTAATCATAGCCGCCTAACACTTCGTGAGCCGGGTAGTGGGCGTGTTCTTCAAGCTATGTGGTTCTTCCATAATGTGGATTACGCACCTGGTACTCGAGTGCGTGCTGTCTATGCTTTACAAGTTAGCCGTTTTCATGGGGATGAGCGGCTCAATTTGCTGATTGAAGAAATTGAAATCGCTAATGGTTCGCCGTACTGA
- a CDS encoding homoserine dehydrogenase: protein MKDRCNVKEVAIGVIGYGTVGKGVIEVLAKNAAEIERRCGYRLHVTQVARRSWAGEDTTTLPFICTTDSMALATDPKIDIVLELAGGEDAAKSLIEAALDHGKHVVTANKALIAKHGQALFAKSREQGLELAYEAAVAGGIPIIKVLREGMSGNEISEVAGIINGTGNFILSEMTQKGRNFADVLAEAQKLGYAEADPTYDVEGIDAAHKITILASIAFGIPLQFDKTYVEGITNVTPLDIDIADELGYAIKHLGLAVRREDGVEIRVHPTLIPKHALLSSVNGVMNAVQVKGNAIGNSLHYGPGAGKLPTASAVVADLIDVVRELNLDQSDRLAEFGFNTVFEENELPVLPSDDFVSAYYLSLLVEDRSGVVADITRILANHGISIRSMIQKSALREANHVPLIFLTEKIEERRFNAALAEIAKLDCMRGEIKRLRVEDIE, encoded by the coding sequence ATTAAAGACAGGTGCAATGTGAAAGAAGTTGCGATTGGCGTGATTGGCTACGGAACAGTTGGTAAAGGCGTTATCGAGGTACTGGCAAAAAATGCAGCTGAAATTGAGCGGCGCTGTGGTTATCGCTTGCACGTGACGCAGGTCGCACGACGTTCATGGGCTGGTGAGGATACCACTACATTGCCATTTATCTGTACGACTGACAGCATGGCACTTGCGACCGATCCCAAGATTGACATTGTGCTGGAATTGGCTGGTGGTGAAGATGCGGCCAAGTCTTTAATTGAAGCCGCACTTGATCATGGCAAGCATGTCGTTACCGCAAATAAGGCTTTGATTGCCAAGCATGGGCAGGCGCTTTTTGCCAAATCACGTGAGCAGGGGCTGGAGTTGGCTTATGAAGCCGCAGTAGCTGGTGGAATTCCGATTATTAAGGTTCTGCGTGAGGGCATGAGCGGTAATGAGATCAGCGAAGTTGCAGGCATAATCAATGGCACTGGCAACTTTATTCTTAGTGAGATGACGCAAAAAGGGCGCAATTTTGCTGATGTGCTTGCCGAAGCCCAAAAGCTTGGTTATGCGGAAGCTGATCCGACTTATGACGTTGAAGGTATTGACGCAGCGCATAAAATCACCATCTTGGCGTCAATTGCATTTGGTATTCCGTTGCAATTTGATAAGACGTATGTGGAAGGCATCACCAATGTGACGCCACTCGATATCGATATTGCCGATGAGCTGGGTTATGCCATCAAGCACCTTGGTTTGGCTGTGCGGCGTGAGGATGGTGTGGAAATTCGCGTCCATCCGACTTTAATTCCCAAGCATGCCCTTCTTTCGAGTGTTAACGGGGTAATGAATGCGGTGCAGGTCAAAGGGAATGCGATTGGCAACAGCCTGCATTACGGTCCGGGCGCCGGTAAATTGCCGACAGCTTCAGCTGTCGTGGCGGATCTGATCGACGTAGTTCGTGAGCTAAACCTTGATCAGAGCGATCGTTTGGCAGAATTTGGGTTCAATACCGTATTTGAAGAGAACGAATTGCCGGTATTGCCGTCTGATGATTTCGTCAGTGCGTATTATTTGTCGCTACTGGTCGAAGACCGAAGTGGGGTGGTTGCCGATATTACACGTATTTTGGCTAATCACGGTATTTCTATCCGCTCAATGATACAAAAGAGTGCCTTGCGTGAAGCGAACCATGTACCACTGATTTTCCTCACTGAAAAGATCGAAGAACGTCGCTTCAATGCTGCTTTGGCGGAAATAGCCAAGCTGGATTGTATGCGTGGTGAAATCAAGCGCTTGCGCGTTGAAGACATCGAGTAA
- a CDS encoding KamA family radical SAM protein produces the protein MSGSQLMPWTDEQLAVLDHYQYAVTPAMLSQMHTTEPEHDPIAAQFVPDARELSILPAELNDPIGDERHSPVAGLVHRYDNRVLWLMAPTCAVYCRFCFRKEHIGRNGRALTAAERDAALAYIAANQQVEEVILSGGDPLNMSAAQLPKFITPLNGYSHIRRLRIHTRIPVVAPEKIDARLLSLLSQQKQRVCVVLHINHANELSGKAIEAIAALRNIGVLLFSQTVLLRGVNDSVVALADLCNALLDAGVSPYYLHHLDLARGSNHFRLTLAEGLAIHQALRARLSGIALPAYIVEIPGGGGKVPVADLSVEQRDYLKQCGID, from the coding sequence ATGAGCGGTTCACAATTGATGCCATGGACGGACGAACAGCTGGCCGTCCTTGATCACTATCAATATGCTGTAACGCCGGCAATGCTCTCACAAATGCACACAACTGAACCAGAGCATGATCCCATTGCGGCACAATTTGTGCCAGATGCGCGTGAGCTGTCTATTCTGCCAGCTGAATTAAATGATCCCATTGGTGATGAGCGACATTCGCCAGTAGCTGGTTTGGTTCATCGCTACGATAATCGCGTTCTGTGGTTAATGGCGCCCACTTGTGCCGTTTATTGTCGCTTTTGTTTTCGCAAGGAGCACATTGGGCGGAATGGTAGGGCACTCACAGCAGCCGAGCGTGATGCTGCTTTGGCCTATATTGCAGCCAACCAGCAGGTTGAGGAAGTCATATTAAGTGGTGGTGATCCGCTCAATATGAGTGCGGCACAGCTGCCGAAGTTCATCACCCCCCTCAATGGCTATAGCCATATTCGCCGCTTGCGTATTCACACACGTATCCCGGTTGTTGCGCCAGAAAAAATAGATGCGCGACTGCTGAGCCTACTGAGCCAGCAAAAGCAAAGAGTATGTGTTGTGCTACACATTAACCACGCCAATGAATTGAGCGGAAAGGCAATAGAAGCCATTGCTGCATTGCGCAATATCGGCGTATTGCTGTTTTCACAAACGGTACTGCTGCGTGGTGTCAACGACAGTGTGGTGGCTCTGGCTGATCTATGTAATGCTTTGCTCGATGCCGGTGTTAGTCCGTATTACCTCCATCACCTTGACTTGGCGCGTGGTAGTAATCATTTTCGCCTAACGCTTGCCGAAGGACTCGCTATTCATCAAGCTTTACGTGCACGTTTATCCGGTATTGCATTGCCGGCCTATATCGTTGAAATCCCCGGTGGAGGGGGTAAAGTGCCTGTTGCGGACTTGAGTGTTGAGCAACGTGACTATTTAAAGCAATGTGGTATTGATTGA